The Leptospira brenneri genome includes a window with the following:
- a CDS encoding adenylate/guanylate cyclase domain-containing protein: MTRQKLIYLSIALLTTACRMVAPSPQIHSGELDLQTFPFESGSALALQGDWKFFPAKFDVSQEATPPTHLPVPALWNQVPLRSGFPDGKGFGTYVLDIKLPEESQIYSVYVPEVRTAFKLTAGNRSLMSGVPGINKETTQPSAWGQSFTITAKNNLQIRIEVSNFHHKEGGLPSAPIFGLGETVQNYILAQSMLDLALTGAIFMFGLYHFILFFYRSKQREAFYFGFFCLVFAARIPFIGSKTIYAVFPNIPWDLVIYVEYASVFVLGILFLWFVDGLFPRFIDTKLILYFSAYVQFMLVYGLIIKPEVYTQFEVIFQILGIVYAVFLGIRLFQMMRRGLPDAGIFFFGYLILFFGFVYDVFLAYNGEGDSTLSQIAVFLFFGVQSTIVTLRTARNFRKKVSLKDEFESINEEFILTNRFYAKFIPRDFLTHLGKESIEEVRLGDSSEREMTILFADIWEYWDIMYSIPLENKMLFTNSYLGRIGPCVRKNNGFIDKYIGSAIMALFDGGIQNSIKAAEDIQWELEKYNERRRSFGYIPLHAGIGIHSGDTMLGILGEEERIESTVIADTVNLSSRIQGLTKKYGARILVSLTSLMLHEDLDTIPYRILDFVRVKGKQETVMIAEVLISGIDSISDKKIENKEQFEAAIFDYERADFVSALEKFREVFVNNPEDLAAQIYIERCEYYQTAGVGEDWDGVSAWEK, from the coding sequence ATGACCCGCCAGAAACTAATCTACCTTTCCATTGCACTTTTGACAACAGCTTGTCGTATGGTTGCTCCCTCTCCCCAAATCCATTCGGGGGAGTTGGATTTACAAACCTTTCCTTTCGAGTCGGGGTCTGCTCTTGCCCTCCAAGGGGATTGGAAATTTTTTCCGGCAAAATTTGACGTATCTCAAGAGGCGACACCACCCACTCACCTACCAGTTCCAGCTCTTTGGAATCAAGTTCCTTTGCGTTCGGGGTTTCCTGATGGAAAGGGATTTGGTACTTATGTCCTTGATATCAAACTCCCAGAAGAGAGTCAGATTTACTCGGTATATGTACCTGAGGTGCGAACGGCATTTAAACTAACGGCAGGTAACAGAAGTTTGATGTCCGGTGTTCCTGGGATTAATAAAGAAACTACGCAACCCAGTGCCTGGGGTCAAAGTTTTACCATCACTGCAAAAAATAATCTGCAAATTCGTATTGAGGTAAGTAACTTCCATCACAAAGAAGGTGGTCTTCCCAGCGCCCCGATTTTTGGCCTCGGTGAAACGGTTCAAAATTATATTTTAGCGCAGAGTATGTTGGATTTAGCATTAACAGGCGCTATATTCATGTTTGGTTTGTATCATTTTATTTTATTTTTCTATAGAAGTAAACAAAGAGAAGCATTCTATTTTGGATTTTTCTGTTTGGTTTTTGCAGCAAGGATTCCCTTTATCGGTAGTAAAACCATATATGCCGTTTTTCCCAATATTCCTTGGGATCTGGTAATTTATGTTGAATACGCTTCCGTTTTTGTTTTAGGAATTTTGTTTTTATGGTTTGTCGATGGCCTTTTCCCTCGTTTTATTGATACAAAATTAATTTTATACTTCAGTGCTTACGTACAGTTTATGTTAGTTTACGGACTAATCATCAAACCAGAAGTGTATACACAGTTTGAAGTGATTTTTCAAATATTGGGAATTGTTTATGCAGTATTTTTAGGAATTCGTTTGTTTCAAATGATGCGGAGAGGGTTACCTGATGCAGGCATTTTCTTTTTTGGGTATTTGATTTTGTTTTTTGGATTTGTTTACGATGTGTTCCTTGCTTATAATGGTGAAGGAGATTCTACTTTATCGCAAATTGCGGTTTTTCTGTTTTTTGGTGTTCAGTCCACCATTGTTACACTTCGTACAGCAAGGAATTTTCGTAAAAAAGTTTCATTAAAAGATGAATTTGAGTCCATCAATGAAGAGTTTATTTTAACAAATCGTTTTTATGCAAAATTTATCCCTCGAGATTTTTTAACTCACTTAGGTAAAGAAAGTATCGAAGAGGTGAGGTTAGGTGATAGTAGCGAAAGAGAAATGACCATTTTGTTTGCGGACATTTGGGAATATTGGGATATTATGTATTCCATTCCTCTTGAGAACAAAATGTTATTTACCAATTCTTATTTGGGAAGGATTGGTCCATGCGTTAGAAAAAACAATGGCTTCATTGATAAATACATTGGAAGTGCCATCATGGCTCTGTTTGATGGCGGAATTCAAAATTCCATTAAAGCCGCAGAAGACATTCAGTGGGAATTGGAAAAATACAACGAACGCAGAAGGAGTTTTGGTTATATACCACTCCATGCAGGTATTGGTATTCATTCCGGTGATACGATGTTAGGGATTTTAGGAGAAGAAGAACGGATTGAGTCAACAGTAATTGCCGATACTGTCAATCTCTCTAGTCGGATTCAGGGGTTAACAAAAAAATACGGCGCAAGGATTCTTGTGAGTTTAACTTCACTGATGTTGCATGAAGATTTGGATACAATTCCCTATCGAATTTTAGATTTTGTTCGTGTAAAAGGAAAACAGGAAACTGTAATGATTGCGGAGGTTTTGATTTCCGGTATCGATTCTATTTCTGATAAAAAAATTGAAAATAAAGAACAATTCGAGGCAGCAATTTTTGATTATGAACGTGCTGATTTTGTTTCTGCGTTAGAAAAATTTCGCGAAGTATTTGTGAATAATCCAGAAGATTTGGCTGCACAAATTTATATTGAAAGATGTGAGTATTACCAAACCGCAGGTGTGGGTGAAGATTGGGACGGGGTATCTGCATGGGAAAAATAG
- a CDS encoding adenylate/guanylate cyclase domain-containing protein: MGKIVKFIPFFGNFVFCGLVFFSCNLSTSPEAVKGYLELPTDFITNHKKLSTNGEWEFYWGEVYGERLFEKIKEPNKTYVKVPSSWNSYRPEGEGGDGFATFRLTLKIPDPKIRYYLRVQPATSSYELYINRQKIANSGKVGTNEFEAVPKYQIQYVSFQPEDYQQEILFVVSNYHHARGGYRKPIEIGTKEVIQNESLIYSAGEVFIFGAMLTMALYQLTVFLFRREEKSSLFFALFCMFTGLRLILLDNFYIIYAIPDFSWHWMQVLDYISAPLLVCFFLGYLKSLFPGRSEVPKWMIYSSWGISFCFVSFVVLTEAKLFTKANIFSQVIMFFFSICSLYVILKIYRQRKRDSSLVFYGSLLLLVGSTHDLMAGNYWFQSQPLMPFSLFVFFLFQSILLARRNARFYSSMDTLTNELIEVNNRLEASNKVYAKFVPLRLIQLFAKVTKSKVKRGDFIVKQMSVLSSDIRDFTAISETLSPEETFLFLNDYLRQVGPTIRSHNGFIEKYVGDAIFALFEKQPEDALFAAIEMHKTIARWNKETRPHRVGNIQIGVGIHFGELMLGIIGEEQRIESAVLSDSMGVANSLESMTKKYGAKIIISLDALLELQHPDSYPHRILDFIQIPAKQKLIGIAQVLVEGVEESFDLKLKTKEQFEASVNLFWDGEFTKAGDGFRAVVGIDPSDKAAKLYLERTEMYAQNGPPPGFGKGFLA, encoded by the coding sequence ATGGGAAAAATAGTTAAATTCATCCCATTTTTTGGTAATTTTGTTTTTTGTGGTTTAGTATTTTTTTCCTGTAATTTAAGCACTTCTCCTGAAGCAGTGAAAGGATATCTGGAGCTACCTACTGACTTTATAACTAATCATAAAAAACTTTCAACAAATGGTGAATGGGAATTCTATTGGGGCGAGGTTTATGGCGAACGTTTGTTTGAAAAGATTAAAGAACCTAACAAAACTTATGTCAAGGTTCCTTCTTCCTGGAATTCTTATCGTCCAGAGGGAGAGGGTGGAGATGGTTTTGCTACATTTCGTTTAACTCTAAAGATACCAGATCCAAAAATTCGTTATTATCTTCGTGTCCAACCCGCCACTAGTTCTTATGAACTCTATATCAATCGACAAAAGATTGCAAACTCAGGTAAAGTGGGAACTAACGAATTCGAAGCCGTTCCAAAATACCAAATTCAATATGTATCCTTTCAGCCAGAAGATTACCAACAAGAAATACTTTTTGTTGTAAGTAACTATCATCATGCTCGTGGTGGATATAGAAAACCAATCGAAATCGGAACTAAAGAAGTCATTCAAAACGAATCACTAATTTATTCAGCTGGAGAGGTTTTTATTTTTGGCGCTATGTTAACTATGGCGTTATACCAGCTAACAGTGTTTTTGTTTAGAAGGGAAGAAAAAAGTTCTCTTTTCTTTGCTTTGTTCTGTATGTTTACAGGACTTCGATTAATTCTGCTAGATAACTTTTATATCATTTATGCTATACCTGATTTTTCCTGGCATTGGATGCAGGTATTGGATTATATATCGGCACCACTTCTTGTTTGTTTTTTCTTAGGGTATTTAAAGAGTTTATTTCCTGGTCGTTCGGAAGTCCCTAAGTGGATGATATATTCTTCTTGGGGGATTAGTTTTTGTTTTGTATCCTTTGTGGTTTTAACGGAAGCAAAGTTATTTACCAAGGCAAATATTTTTTCTCAAGTGATAATGTTCTTTTTTAGTATTTGTTCTTTATATGTTATTCTTAAAATTTATCGCCAAAGGAAAAGAGATAGTAGTTTAGTTTTTTACGGATCTTTGTTGCTTTTGGTTGGATCTACGCATGATTTGATGGCAGGAAACTATTGGTTTCAATCCCAACCTCTTATGCCATTTTCTTTATTTGTTTTCTTTTTATTTCAGAGTATACTACTTGCGAGAAGAAATGCTCGGTTTTATTCTTCGATGGATACTTTAACAAATGAACTTATTGAAGTAAATAATCGCTTAGAAGCATCTAATAAGGTTTATGCGAAGTTTGTACCTTTACGCCTTATCCAATTGTTTGCAAAAGTTACAAAATCAAAAGTCAAACGCGGCGATTTTATTGTAAAACAAATGTCTGTTTTGTCCTCAGATATTCGAGATTTTACCGCAATCTCAGAAACGTTAAGCCCTGAAGAAACATTTCTTTTTTTAAATGATTATTTGCGACAAGTAGGGCCTACAATTCGATCTCATAACGGATTTATTGAAAAATATGTTGGGGATGCAATTTTTGCTCTGTTTGAAAAACAACCTGAAGATGCTTTATTTGCTGCGATAGAGATGCACAAAACGATTGCAAGGTGGAATAAGGAAACCAGACCTCACCGAGTTGGGAATATCCAAATTGGTGTCGGGATTCATTTTGGTGAACTAATGTTAGGAATTATCGGAGAGGAACAAAGGATTGAATCGGCTGTTTTATCAGACTCCATGGGTGTAGCCAATTCATTGGAATCTATGACTAAAAAATATGGTGCAAAAATCATTATTAGTTTAGATGCCTTACTCGAATTACAACATCCAGATTCTTATCCACATAGAATTTTGGATTTTATTCAAATTCCAGCAAAACAAAAGTTAATCGGGATAGCGCAAGTGTTAGTGGAAGGTGTGGAAGAGTCTTTTGATTTGAAACTGAAAACCAAAGAACAATTTGAAGCAAGTGTGAATCTTTTTTGGGATGGTGAATTCACAAAGGCAGGGGATGGTTTTCGGGCTGTTGTTGGAATCGACCCTTCCGACAAAGCGGCGAAACTATACCTGGAACGGACTGAAATGTATGCACAAAATGGCCCTCCACCAGGATTCGGGAAAGGATTTTTGGCATAA
- a CDS encoding aldehyde dehydrogenase family protein yields the protein MTQATLTQASNSGKAVIQTKSFTPSDIDRIFQAQKKKSLELRLSNFKTRILKLKKLKNAVLKYQKEIQTALHSDFKKSPGEVDITEILPTIAEINDAIRHVKHWMRPKNVMTPPTLLGATSRIVYEPKGVCLIIAPWNYPFHLAIAPLAAAIAAGNTVMLKPSEFTPHTADVIKAMLSEVFLEDEVAVFEGDVSVATALLEAPFDHIFFTGSTPVGKIVMAAAAKNLTSVTLELGGKSPSIIAEDADMKVAAERIMWGKFLNAGQTCVAPDYLLIPEAKVDEFVKNAKETTESFFKSKPENFTASPDFCRIVNAKNFGRVSSYIEDAVKKGAKIAYGGEVRSSDNFISPTILTNVSLDARIMEDEIFGPLLPIVTYKTLDEAIHIINERPKPLALYVFTKKRSTSRYVIKRTSSGGTVINDVILHLVNSNLPFGGVNHSGHGSYHGLFGFKTFSHERSVLQTPKASIAKLMYPPYSSFVRLIVRLTTKFFV from the coding sequence ATGACCCAAGCCACTCTCACCCAAGCCTCTAATTCTGGAAAGGCTGTGATCCAAACAAAAAGTTTTACTCCATCTGATATTGACCGCATTTTCCAAGCGCAGAAGAAAAAGTCTTTGGAACTGCGTTTGTCGAATTTCAAAACGCGGATTCTTAAATTAAAGAAATTAAAAAATGCCGTCCTGAAATACCAAAAAGAAATCCAAACGGCTCTTCATTCCGATTTCAAAAAATCTCCTGGGGAAGTTGATATTACAGAAATCCTTCCTACCATTGCAGAAATCAACGATGCAATTCGCCATGTAAAACATTGGATGCGCCCAAAAAACGTGATGACTCCACCGACCCTACTTGGTGCGACTAGTCGCATTGTTTATGAACCTAAGGGAGTTTGCCTCATCATTGCTCCTTGGAACTATCCGTTCCATCTTGCCATTGCTCCTTTGGCTGCTGCGATTGCGGCGGGCAATACTGTCATGTTGAAACCATCTGAATTCACTCCTCATACTGCAGATGTCATTAAGGCAATGTTAAGTGAGGTGTTTTTAGAAGATGAGGTAGCTGTATTTGAAGGTGATGTTTCTGTTGCCACTGCGTTATTAGAGGCACCATTTGATCATATCTTTTTTACAGGATCTACTCCTGTTGGAAAAATTGTTATGGCTGCTGCTGCAAAAAATCTTACAAGCGTCACGCTAGAGTTAGGTGGTAAGTCTCCTTCCATTATTGCAGAAGATGCCGATATGAAAGTCGCCGCAGAAAGAATTATGTGGGGAAAATTTCTAAATGCAGGACAAACCTGCGTGGCTCCTGATTATCTTTTGATTCCGGAAGCAAAGGTGGATGAGTTTGTAAAAAATGCAAAAGAAACCACTGAAAGTTTCTTCAAGTCCAAACCTGAAAATTTTACAGCAAGTCCTGACTTTTGCCGTATCGTCAATGCGAAGAATTTTGGAAGGGTTTCTTCTTATATAGAAGATGCAGTCAAAAAAGGTGCAAAAATTGCCTATGGTGGAGAGGTCAGAAGTTCTGATAACTTCATTTCACCAACCATTCTGACTAACGTATCTTTAGATGCTCGTATTATGGAAGATGAAATTTTTGGGCCGTTACTTCCTATTGTGACTTACAAAACTTTGGATGAAGCCATTCACATCATCAACGAAAGACCAAAACCATTGGCGTTGTATGTTTTCACAAAGAAAAGAAGTACATCCAGATACGTGATTAAAAGAACCAGTTCCGGTGGTACAGTCATCAATGATGTAATCCTTCATTTGGTGAATTCAAATTTACCATTTGGTGGGGTGAACCATTCAGGGCACGGTAGTTATCATGGGCTTTTTGGATTTAAAACATTTTCGCATGAAAGATCTGTTTTACAAACGCCTAAGGCATCTATTGCTAAATTGATGTATCCACCTTACTCTAGTTTTGTGAGACTCATCGTGCGGTTAACAACTAAGTTTTTCGTTTAG
- a CDS encoding bacteriohemerythrin: MQKDYSAHLDSLRITWLSEPFHLGIPIIDLQHVWLVHIILELEETIVESEKDGSDVDVHSSFRKALDYVAEHFTLEEDILEHFNYPKYKEHVQGHRQFVERLTEKYYEAKNNQMAALGILQILKKWLFQHILHDDTDYAEFFKSSGVDLKSYCNEMLKSGKYPISKEQLLIYQNIVQMDTSHIALHEQSIDTIQEIRNIWKTYNLSTGIPIIDLQHVWLLKMIVELDHSLKLGDGSSETFQKVIASAIEYTKDHFSVEDKIMRYFRYTDVVQHMNQHKRFIDFIKTRNDEFKLGHPRAGLHLVQDLRNWLLSHIALEDKKIGIAFEARVRELSEFTKKLHQAGEIVISREQKNLYKLVMQSAPDPLD; encoded by the coding sequence ATGCAAAAGGATTATTCCGCGCATCTCGATTCCTTACGAATCACTTGGTTAAGTGAACCTTTCCACCTCGGAATTCCCATCATTGATCTTCAACACGTATGGTTGGTTCATATCATTCTCGAATTGGAAGAAACGATCGTGGAATCCGAAAAGGATGGATCTGATGTTGATGTTCATTCTTCTTTCCGAAAGGCCTTAGATTATGTTGCAGAACATTTTACTTTAGAAGAAGATATTTTAGAACATTTTAATTATCCGAAATACAAAGAACATGTACAAGGGCACCGACAATTTGTCGAACGTTTAACAGAAAAATATTACGAAGCAAAAAATAACCAAATGGCAGCTTTGGGAATTTTGCAAATTCTTAAAAAATGGTTATTCCAACATATCTTACATGATGATACCGATTATGCAGAATTTTTTAAATCCAGTGGGGTTGATCTAAAGTCTTATTGTAATGAAATGTTGAAGTCTGGGAAATATCCAATTTCCAAAGAACAACTTCTTATCTATCAGAATATTGTCCAGATGGACACAAGTCATATTGCTCTTCACGAACAGTCGATAGATACTATCCAAGAAATCAGAAATATTTGGAAAACATATAATCTCTCTACTGGAATTCCCATCATTGACTTACAACATGTTTGGCTTTTGAAGATGATTGTTGAGTTGGATCATTCTTTGAAGTTAGGAGATGGATCCAGCGAAACCTTTCAAAAGGTGATCGCTTCTGCCATCGAATATACAAAAGACCATTTTAGTGTGGAAGATAAAATCATGAGGTACTTTCGATACACGGATGTGGTGCAGCATATGAACCAACACAAACGTTTTATTGACTTTATCAAAACGAGAAACGATGAATTTAAACTAGGACATCCGCGGGCTGGTTTGCATTTGGTGCAAGATTTACGAAATTGGCTTTTGTCGCATATTGCCCTTGAGGATAAAAAAATTGGAATTGCTTTTGAAGCTCGTGTTCGGGAGCTTTCTGAGTTCACAAAAAAACTGCACCAAGCTGGCGAAATCGTCATTTCTCGGGAACAAAAAAACCTATATAAATTAGTGATGCAATCGGCTCCCGACCCGTTGGATTGA
- the gatB gene encoding Asp-tRNA(Asn)/Glu-tRNA(Gln) amidotransferase subunit GatB, protein MEYEVIIGLEVHVQLNTLSKIFSTATNEFGGSPNTHISTLCVALPGTLPVLNEVVLEKAVRAGVALGCEITRFTKFDRKNYFYPDLPKGYQISQFDKPYATQGGIHIKLKGETEEKFIPLTRIHMEEDAGKLIHSHDPSINRSYVDYNRAGTPLIEIVSEPDLRSSDEAYVYLNELKTILRYIQVSDCNMEEGSLRCDANVSIRPKGEKGFRTRVEIKNLNSFKAVKQAIDYEIEWQKDMYSRGETFRQMTKLWDATLLKTIPMRSKEMSHDYRYFPEPDLPTIQIADSFIEEIRKSLPELPRQKKERYKTELGLPDYDAEVLTSEREIAEYFEQALLISGDAKKTSNWVKDEILGIVNKENISIEEFAIDPVRIGKLVKLINSGEITGKIAKSIFEDMLTSKDQPEAIVETKGLKVVRDDKALEEIVNRVIESQPESVEGWKNGKDRVLGAIVGGVMKETKGKADPKLVNELILAKLGPLGEKKKV, encoded by the coding sequence ATGGAATACGAAGTCATCATCGGTCTGGAAGTGCACGTCCAGCTCAATACTCTATCAAAAATTTTTTCCACAGCCACAAATGAATTCGGTGGTAGCCCTAACACTCATATTTCCACACTTTGTGTGGCATTACCTGGCACATTGCCAGTGTTAAACGAAGTTGTTCTTGAAAAAGCTGTTCGTGCTGGTGTGGCACTTGGATGTGAGATCACAAGATTTACAAAATTTGATCGTAAAAACTATTTTTACCCTGACTTACCAAAAGGATATCAAATCTCTCAGTTTGATAAACCTTATGCAACCCAAGGTGGAATCCATATCAAATTGAAAGGGGAAACAGAAGAGAAATTCATTCCCTTAACAAGAATTCATATGGAAGAAGATGCGGGAAAACTTATCCACTCGCATGATCCTTCTATCAATCGTTCTTATGTTGATTATAACCGTGCAGGAACACCGCTCATTGAAATTGTATCGGAACCAGATTTACGTTCTTCTGATGAAGCTTATGTTTACTTAAATGAATTAAAAACAATTTTACGATACATTCAAGTTTCCGATTGTAATATGGAAGAAGGGTCTCTTCGCTGTGATGCTAACGTTTCCATTCGCCCAAAAGGGGAAAAAGGGTTTCGGACTCGTGTAGAAATTAAAAACCTAAACTCTTTTAAGGCCGTCAAACAAGCAATAGACTATGAGATAGAATGGCAAAAAGATATGTATTCTCGTGGGGAAACGTTCCGCCAGATGACAAAACTTTGGGATGCGACTTTACTTAAAACCATTCCTATGCGCTCCAAAGAGATGAGCCATGACTATCGTTATTTTCCTGAACCAGATCTACCAACAATTCAAATTGCTGATTCATTCATTGAGGAGATCCGTAAAAGTTTACCTGAACTTCCGAGACAAAAAAAAGAAAGATATAAAACAGAACTTGGACTTCCTGATTACGATGCAGAAGTATTAACAAGCGAACGTGAAATTGCTGAATACTTTGAACAAGCTCTTCTTATTTCTGGTGATGCTAAAAAAACATCCAACTGGGTAAAAGATGAAATTCTTGGAATCGTAAACAAAGAGAACATTTCCATAGAAGAATTTGCTATTGATCCTGTACGTATTGGTAAACTTGTGAAACTCATCAATTCAGGGGAGATCACAGGAAAAATTGCAAAATCAATTTTTGAAGATATGTTAACTTCTAAGGACCAGCCAGAAGCCATTGTGGAAACAAAAGGTTTAAAAGTGGTTCGTGATGATAAAGCTTTGGAAGAAATTGTTAACCGTGTGATTGAATCACAACCTGAATCTGTAGAGGGTTGGAAAAATGGAAAAGATCGTGTGTTAGGTGCTATCGTTGGTGGAGTGATGAAAGAAACCAAAGGGAAAGCGGATCCAAAACTTGTAAACGAACTGATCCTTGCAAAACTTGGTCCACTTGGGGAAAAAAAGAAAGTTTAA
- a CDS encoding histidine phosphatase family protein yields the protein MDLYLIRHPETTAPKGTCYGRTDFPLKYPVEDTADSTFSYLPPNFDYFLSSPAPRALKLSSALLTKYNLKPTNHSEIPTDERLWEMNFGDWDGKLWEDIPRKETIPWMKDFVNARAPGGEAFTDLIHRVDSFIDDWKKDGTLRLEWERKKEKSLTSLIVVCHSGPIRAVLCKENGTPYEEAFKSPVDFGSVHKLELP from the coding sequence ATGGACCTCTATTTGATCCGCCATCCAGAAACCACTGCCCCCAAAGGTACTTGTTATGGCAGGACTGATTTTCCACTGAAGTATCCAGTGGAAGATACTGCCGATTCTACATTCTCTTATTTGCCACCTAACTTTGACTATTTTCTTTCGAGCCCTGCACCGAGAGCTCTCAAATTATCTTCAGCATTACTTACAAAATACAATCTGAAACCAACAAATCACTCAGAAATACCAACTGACGAACGTTTATGGGAAATGAATTTTGGAGATTGGGATGGAAAACTTTGGGAAGATATTCCCAGAAAGGAAACCATTCCGTGGATGAAAGACTTTGTCAATGCAAGAGCTCCCGGTGGAGAAGCCTTTACTGATCTGATCCACAGAGTGGATTCTTTTATCGATGATTGGAAAAAAGATGGAACTTTAAGATTAGAATGGGAAAGGAAAAAAGAAAAATCTCTGACTTCCTTAATTGTTGTTTGTCACTCCGGCCCAATCCGAGCGGTTCTTTGTAAAGAAAACGGAACTCCATACGAAGAAGCGTTCAAGTCACCTGTGGATTTTGGGTCAGTTCACAAACTGGAACTCCCCTAA